The following proteins are co-located in the Manihot esculenta cultivar AM560-2 chromosome 9, M.esculenta_v8, whole genome shotgun sequence genome:
- the LOC110622548 gene encoding CASP-like protein 2B1 isoform X3, with translation MSYLGVGVSPGNVPVYHGTNLKVIDRKVRLAELVLRCLICGLGVATAVLIGTDTQVKEIFTIQKKARFADMKALVFLVIANGIAAAYSLLQGVRCVVGIVTGSVLFSKPLSWLIFSGDQLLNLPGEAPQLRSNYEATSCMWIVDFIKTPLHFFIGILFSIPYQMGRVCSFSACILAVFACG, from the exons ATGAGTTACTTGGGAGTTGGTGTTAGTCCTGGGAATGTGCCTGTGTATCATGGTACCAATTTGAAAGTTATTGATCGGAAGGTGAGGCTTGCGGAGCTGGTTTTGAGGTGTTTGATATGTGGCTTGGGAGTTGCTACTGCTGTTCTTATTGGGACAGATACTCAAGTTAAAGAGATCTTTACAATTCAAAAGAAAGCTAGATTCGCAGACATGAAAGCTCTGGT GTTTTTGGTGATTGCAAATGGGATAGCAGCTGCCTATTCCTTGCTTCAAGGAGTGCGATGTGTTGTAGGTATTGTTACAGGAAGTGTTCTCTTCAGCAAACCATTATCGTGGCTAATCTTTTCTGGGGATCAG CTTCTAAACCTTCCTGGCGAGGCGCCACAATTGAGAAGCAATTATGAGGCCACCTCATGCATGTGGATAGTAGATTTCATTAAAACTCCTCTCCATTTCTTTATAGGTATACTCTTCTCCATTCCGTACCAGATGGGTAGAGTGTGTTCCTTTTCTGCATGTATATTAGCTGTATTTGCATGTGGATAG
- the LOC110622548 gene encoding CASP-like protein 2B1 isoform X1, protein MSYLGVGVSPGNVPVYHGTNLKVIDRKVRLAELVLRCLICGLGVATAVLIGTDTQVKEIFTIQKKARFADMKALVFLVIANGIAAAYSLLQGVRCVVGIVTGSVLFSKPLSWLIFSGDQVMAYVTVAAVAAAAESSVFAKLGQPELQWMKVCNMYGKFCNQVGEGTASSLLVSVSMVALSCISAFSLFRLYGANKGKGSTWW, encoded by the exons ATGAGTTACTTGGGAGTTGGTGTTAGTCCTGGGAATGTGCCTGTGTATCATGGTACCAATTTGAAAGTTATTGATCGGAAGGTGAGGCTTGCGGAGCTGGTTTTGAGGTGTTTGATATGTGGCTTGGGAGTTGCTACTGCTGTTCTTATTGGGACAGATACTCAAGTTAAAGAGATCTTTACAATTCAAAAGAAAGCTAGATTCGCAGACATGAAAGCTCTGGT GTTTTTGGTGATTGCAAATGGGATAGCAGCTGCCTATTCCTTGCTTCAAGGAGTGCGATGTGTTGTAGGTATTGTTACAGGAAGTGTTCTCTTCAGCAAACCATTATCGTGGCTAATCTTTTCTGGGGATCAG GTGATGGCATACGTAACAGTAGCAGCAGTTGCAGCTGCTGCAGAGTCTTCAGTATTTGCGAAGTTAGGACAACCAGAACTACAATGGATGAAGGTATGCAATATGTATGGAAAATTCTGCAACCAAGTTGGGGAGGGAACAGCAAGTTCACTGTTGGTAAGTGTTAGCATGGTGGCACTGTCTTGTATCTCTGCTTTCAGCCTCTTCCGCTTGTATGGAGCCAATAAGGGCAAGGGCAGCACATGGTGGTAG